The Zingiber officinale cultivar Zhangliang chromosome 10A, Zo_v1.1, whole genome shotgun sequence genome contains a region encoding:
- the LOC122027531 gene encoding tRNase Z TRZ2, chloroplastic: MLPSLSNSHLPPPKIAALDHPHAFPHRSLPITPASHAAEDDRFRALALKKSGFLSVIDRAMNEEEVYRRARAEVQRKGLEVEGYSIEGISVGGHETCVMVPSMNLSFDIGRCPAKAVHQDFLFITHAHLDHIGGLPMYLATRGLYNLKPPTVFVPPCIKDDVQKLLDVHRGMSQVELKLDLVALDVGETYEIRNDLVARPFRTHHVIPSQGYVIYSVRNKLRKQYAHLKGPQIKKLKDSGVEITDIILSPEVAFTGDTKSDFILDPRNADALRAKILITEATFLDDENDIEHAREHGHLHLLEIMEHAKWFRNKAILLTHFSSRYKIEDIRKAIAKLQPKLSPKVVALTEGFRSAY; the protein is encoded by the exons ATGCTGCCATCCCTCAGCAATTCGCATCTCCCTCCTCCTAAGATCGCGGCTTTAGACCATCCGCATGCCTTCCCTCATCGCTCGCTTCCGATTACGCCCGCTTCCCACGCCGCCGAAGACGACCGCTTCCGCGCGCTAGCCTTGAAGAAGTCGGGTTTCCTCTCGGTAATTGATCGGGCGATGAACGAGGAAGAGGTGTATCGGAGGGCGAGAGCGGAGGTTCAGCGGAAGGGGTTGGAAGTGGAAGGTTACTCGATCGAGGGGATCTCCGTCGGCGGCCATGAGACGTGCGTCATGGTCCCTAGCATGAACCTTTCCTTTGACATTGGGAGATGCCCGGCCAAGGCTGTGCATCAGGATTTCTTGTTCATCACTCATGCTCACCTCGATCACATT GGTGGTCTTCCAATGTATTTAGCAACTCGTGGCCTTTACAACTTGAAACCTCCTACAGTATTTGTACCACCATGTATCAAAGATGATGTACAGAAGTTACTTGATGTTCATAGAGGGATGAGCCAAGTAGAATTGAAGCTTGATTTAGTTGCATTAGATGTGG GAGAGACATATGAGATACGCAATGATCTTGTTGCTAGACCATTCAGAACTCACCATGTTATTCCCAGCCAG GGATACGTCATTTATTCAGTGAGAAATAAGCTGAGAAAACAGTATGCTCACTTAAAAGGGCCCCAGATAAAAAAGCTGAAAGATTCTGGTGTTGAG ATCACAGATATTATATTGTCTCCGGAGGTTGCTTTCACAGGAGATACAAAATCTGATTTCATTCTTGATCCACGAAATGCAGATGCTCTGCGAGCCAAAATTCTCATAACTGAG GCAACTTTCTTAGATGATGAAAACGATATTGAACATGCACGCGAACATGGCCACTTGCATTTGCTTGAG ATCATGGAGCATGCAAAGTGGTTTCGCAACAAGGCCATCCTGCTAACCCACTTCTCATCTCGATACAAGATTGAG GATATTCGCAAAGCGATTGCCAAGTTACAACCAAAATTGTCTCCAAAAGTCGTCGCCCTCACGGAGGGTTTCCGATCGGCATATTAG